One genomic region from Amycolatopsis sp. FBCC-B4732 encodes:
- a CDS encoding FdhF/YdeP family oxidoreductase gives MTREAPAQDVDETRLEVGKPKGWAAGIPGVAVSLARSVEQMGTGRTIKALRLLNQREGFDCPGCAWPEPREVDGEKRKLAEFCENGAKAVAEEATKRRVDRDFFAAHPIEDLRGKTDYWLGQQGRITEPFVLREGATHYEPISWDDAFELVAGELKALTDPNEAFFYTSGRTSNEAAFLYQLMVRSFGTNNLPDCSNMCHESSGAALSATTGVGKGSVSLADIHKADLIVVVGQNPGTNHPRMLSALEEAKGNGARIIAVNPLPEAGLMRFKNPQNVRGVVGKGTPLADEFAQIRLGGDLALFQAVGHLLLKWDEEAPGAIVDREFVARVTEGFDDYAKHLREIDWPEVERATGLPREQIERVARMIASSERTIYCWAMGLTQHKHAVPTISEIANLALMRGMIGKPGAGLCPVRGHSNVQGDRTMGIWEKMPQSFMDALAAEFGIDVPREHGLDTVDAIRAMRDGRGKVFFAVGGNFASATPDTDATEKALESCSLTVHVSTKLNRSHVVHGRTALVLPTLGRTERDVQASGEQFVTVEDSMSQVHTSRGRLKPASEHLLSEVAIVARLAERLFGAGHAVPWRTFETDYDLIRDRISRVVPGCHDYNRRVREPDGFVLPHAPRDSREFTGTANGKGNFTVSELEYPQVPEGRLLLQTMRSHDQYNTTIYGLSDRYRGIENARRVVLVNPDDLAELGLADGAMVDLVSEWRDGDRRAPAFRTVAYPTARGCAAAYFPEANALVPLDSVADKSNTPVSKAIVVRLEPQP, from the coding sequence ATGACCCGTGAAGCGCCGGCGCAGGACGTGGACGAGACCCGCCTCGAGGTGGGCAAGCCGAAGGGCTGGGCGGCCGGGATACCCGGGGTCGCCGTTTCGCTCGCGCGCAGCGTCGAGCAGATGGGCACCGGCCGGACGATCAAGGCGCTGCGGCTGCTGAACCAGCGCGAGGGCTTCGACTGCCCCGGCTGCGCGTGGCCGGAACCGCGTGAGGTCGACGGTGAGAAGCGCAAGCTCGCCGAGTTCTGCGAAAACGGCGCCAAGGCCGTCGCCGAGGAAGCCACGAAACGGCGGGTGGACCGCGACTTCTTCGCGGCGCACCCGATCGAAGACCTGCGGGGCAAGACCGACTACTGGCTCGGCCAGCAGGGCCGGATCACCGAGCCGTTCGTGCTGCGCGAAGGCGCCACGCACTACGAACCGATCTCCTGGGACGACGCGTTCGAGCTCGTCGCCGGTGAGCTGAAAGCGCTGACCGACCCGAACGAGGCGTTCTTCTACACCTCGGGCCGCACCAGCAACGAGGCCGCGTTCCTCTACCAGCTGATGGTGCGCTCCTTCGGCACCAACAACCTGCCGGACTGCTCCAACATGTGCCACGAGTCCTCGGGCGCGGCGCTGTCGGCCACCACCGGCGTCGGCAAGGGCTCGGTGAGCCTGGCCGACATCCACAAGGCGGACCTGATCGTCGTCGTCGGGCAGAACCCGGGCACCAACCACCCGCGGATGCTCTCGGCGCTCGAAGAGGCCAAGGGCAACGGCGCGCGGATCATCGCCGTGAACCCGCTGCCCGAAGCCGGGCTGATGCGGTTCAAGAACCCGCAGAACGTCCGCGGCGTCGTCGGCAAGGGCACGCCGCTGGCCGACGAGTTCGCCCAGATCCGCCTCGGCGGCGACCTGGCGCTGTTCCAGGCCGTCGGGCACCTGCTGCTCAAGTGGGACGAGGAAGCGCCCGGCGCGATCGTCGACCGCGAGTTCGTCGCGCGCGTCACCGAAGGGTTCGACGACTACGCGAAGCACCTGCGGGAGATCGACTGGCCGGAGGTCGAGCGCGCCACCGGGCTGCCGCGCGAGCAGATCGAGCGCGTCGCGCGGATGATCGCCTCCTCCGAGCGCACGATCTACTGCTGGGCGATGGGCCTGACGCAGCACAAGCACGCCGTGCCGACGATCTCCGAGATCGCGAACCTGGCGCTGATGCGCGGGATGATCGGCAAGCCCGGCGCGGGCCTGTGCCCGGTGCGCGGGCACTCGAACGTCCAGGGCGACCGGACCATGGGCATCTGGGAGAAGATGCCGCAGTCCTTCATGGACGCCCTCGCCGCGGAGTTCGGCATCGACGTCCCGCGCGAGCACGGCCTGGACACCGTCGACGCGATCCGCGCGATGCGCGACGGCCGCGGCAAGGTCTTCTTCGCCGTCGGCGGCAACTTCGCGTCGGCGACGCCGGACACGGACGCCACCGAGAAGGCGCTCGAGTCGTGCTCGCTGACCGTGCACGTCTCGACGAAGCTGAACCGGTCGCACGTCGTCCACGGCCGCACGGCGCTGGTCCTGCCGACGCTCGGACGCACCGAGCGCGACGTCCAGGCGAGCGGCGAGCAGTTCGTCACGGTCGAGGACTCGATGTCGCAGGTGCACACCTCGCGCGGGCGCCTCAAGCCGGCGAGCGAGCACCTCCTGTCCGAGGTCGCCATCGTCGCCCGCCTGGCCGAGCGGCTGTTCGGCGCCGGCCACGCGGTGCCGTGGCGGACCTTCGAGACCGACTACGACCTGATCCGCGACCGCATCTCGCGGGTCGTGCCCGGCTGCCACGACTACAACCGCCGCGTCCGCGAGCCGGACGGGTTCGTCCTCCCGCACGCGCCGCGCGACTCCCGCGAGTTCACCGGCACGGCCAACGGCAAGGGCAACTTCACGGTGTCGGAGCTGGAGTACCCGCAGGTGCCCGAGGGCCGGCTGCTGCTGCAGACGATGCGCAGCCACGACCAGTACAACACCACGATCTACGGCCTCTCGGACCGCTACCGCGGCATCGAGAACGCCCGCCGGGTGGTGCTGGTCAACCCCGACGACCTGGCCGAGCTGGGCCTGGCCGACGGCGCCATGGTCGACCTGGTCTCCGAGTGGCGCGACGGCGACCGCCGCGCCCCGGCGTTCCGCACCGTGGCGTACCCGACGGCCCGCGGCTGCGCGGCGGCGTACTTCCCCGAGGCGAACGCGCTGGTCCCGCTGGACTCGGTGGCGGACAAGTCGAACACCCCGGTCTCGAAGGCGATCGTGGTGCGCCTCGAACCTCAGCCCTGA
- a CDS encoding MFS transporter has product MAGAVLNPINSTLIAVALVPIGQSFGAGPGQTAWLISALYLATAVGQPVVGLLVDRYGARRVLLGGATLVIIAGIAGMVPLSVGWLTGVRVVLGLGTCAGFPAAMAVLRHHAEASGQGVPARVLSVLSMSAQTVMVIGPTLGGVLIGLFGWPAIFAVNIPLAGLSLVLAWAWVPKDDRGARTATRIDVLGIALFSATLLALLFFLMDPGADAWLLAVVAAFGIAFTLVELRRDTPFLDLRMLAANTAILRTYLRQALSFMAIYAIMFGYVQWLETARHLSEEAAGLMLLPMSGTAVCAAAFSGRASGLKTRLVTVAVALAGGSALLLFVHDGTWIGALLALAALFGLAQGLTSVANQTTLYREAPAEQMGTASGLFRTAQYLGAIVASTLIALCYGPHADSAGLHRLAIALVVISVLLLAVTVADKGLQRDPR; this is encoded by the coding sequence GTGGCCGGCGCGGTGCTCAACCCGATCAACTCCACCCTCATCGCCGTCGCGCTCGTGCCGATCGGGCAGAGCTTCGGCGCCGGTCCCGGCCAGACCGCCTGGCTGATCTCGGCGCTCTACCTCGCCACCGCGGTCGGGCAGCCGGTGGTCGGGCTGCTGGTGGACCGCTACGGCGCCCGCCGCGTCCTGCTGGGCGGCGCGACGCTGGTGATCATCGCCGGGATCGCGGGCATGGTCCCGCTGTCGGTGGGCTGGCTGACGGGCGTGCGGGTCGTGCTCGGCCTGGGCACGTGCGCCGGGTTCCCGGCCGCGATGGCCGTGCTGCGCCACCACGCCGAAGCGAGCGGCCAGGGGGTGCCCGCCCGCGTCCTTTCGGTGCTCTCGATGTCCGCGCAGACGGTGATGGTGATCGGCCCGACGCTCGGCGGCGTGCTGATCGGCCTCTTCGGCTGGCCCGCGATCTTCGCCGTCAACATCCCGCTCGCCGGGCTGTCGCTGGTGCTGGCATGGGCGTGGGTGCCGAAGGACGACCGCGGCGCGCGCACCGCCACCCGCATCGACGTCCTCGGCATCGCGCTGTTCTCCGCGACGCTGCTGGCGCTGCTGTTCTTCCTGATGGACCCGGGTGCCGACGCCTGGCTGCTCGCCGTCGTCGCCGCGTTCGGGATCGCGTTCACCCTCGTCGAACTGCGGCGCGACACGCCCTTCCTCGACCTCCGGATGCTCGCCGCGAACACCGCGATCCTGCGCACCTACCTGCGGCAGGCACTGAGCTTCATGGCGATCTACGCGATCATGTTCGGCTACGTCCAATGGCTCGAGACCGCGCGGCACCTGTCCGAGGAGGCCGCCGGGCTGATGCTGCTGCCGATGTCGGGCACGGCGGTGTGCGCGGCGGCGTTCTCGGGGCGCGCGTCCGGGCTCAAGACACGGCTGGTCACCGTCGCGGTCGCCCTGGCCGGCGGCTCGGCGCTGCTGCTGTTCGTCCACGACGGCACGTGGATCGGTGCGCTGCTCGCGCTGGCCGCGTTGTTCGGCCTGGCGCAGGGCCTGACCAGCGTCGCGAACCAGACGACGCTCTACCGCGAGGCCCCCGCCGAGCAGATGGGCACCGCGAGCGGCCTGTTCCGCACGGCCCAGTACCTGGGCGCGATCGTCGCTTCGACGCTCATCGCGCTCTGCTACGGCCCGCACGCGGACTCGGCCGGACTGCACCGGCTCGCGATCGCCCTCGTCGTGATCAGCGTGCTGCTGCTCGCCGTCACCGTCGCCGACAAGGGACTCCAGCGCGACCCCCGTTAG
- a CDS encoding MarR family winged helix-turn-helix transcriptional regulator, whose translation MGEVPPHVAESAGWIRGVVGQLHRRLRQVDNAGILTPSQSAVLNRLHREGPATQGELAAAEHVRQQSMAATLGVLDELGYLARTPDPADRRRVVISLSAAGSDTVRGILQHREEWLAQALLDELSPAELDAVTRALPLLQRVAQH comes from the coding sequence ATGGGCGAAGTACCTCCGCACGTGGCCGAGAGCGCCGGCTGGATCCGCGGGGTCGTCGGGCAGTTGCACCGGCGGCTGCGCCAGGTCGACAACGCCGGGATCCTCACGCCGTCGCAGTCCGCCGTGCTCAACCGGCTGCACCGCGAAGGACCTGCGACGCAGGGTGAGCTGGCCGCGGCCGAGCACGTGCGGCAGCAGTCCATGGCCGCCACCCTCGGCGTGCTCGACGAGCTCGGCTACCTCGCCCGCACGCCCGATCCCGCCGACCGGCGGCGCGTGGTGATCAGCCTCTCCGCGGCCGGCAGCGACACCGTGCGCGGCATCCTCCAGCACCGCGAAGAGTGGCTGGCCCAGGCGCTGCTGGACGAGCTGTCCCCCGCCGAGCTCGACGCCGTCACGCGCGCGCTGCCGCTGCTCCAGCGCGTCGCCCAGCACTGA
- a CDS encoding transposase, which produces MRPGTANAGVPGGGHPPAFDPVDHRGRNVVERRFNLLKQWRGLATRYDKLAIVYGSAVVLPAVSTWARALSDTS; this is translated from the coding sequence ATCAGGCCGGGTACCGCAAACGCCGGGGTTCCCGGCGGCGGACACCCGCCCGCCTTCGACCCGGTCGACCACCGCGGCCGCAACGTGGTCGAACGACGCTTCAACCTGCTCAAACAGTGGCGTGGCTTGGCAACTCGCTACGACAAGTTGGCCATCGTTTACGGATCGGCGGTCGTCCTGCCTGCCGTGAGCACCTGGGCCAGGGCTTTGTCGGACACGAGCTAG
- a CDS encoding valine--tRNA ligase translates to MTENAPQQTTDLPGAWDPAAEEAPMYDRWVAAGYFTADASSEKPPFSIVLPPPNVTGSLHMGHALNHTLMDAMSRRRRMQGYEVLWLPGMDHAGIATQNVVERQLAGEGLSRHDLGREKFVERVWEWKAEYGGKILGQMKRLGDGVDWSRERFTMDENLSKAVQTVFKNFFDEGLIYRAERIINWCPRCQTALSDIEVDHNDDDGELVSIRYGDGDDAIVVATTRAETMLGDTAVAVHPDDERYAHLVGTEVELPLTGRRIPIVADKHVDPEFGTGAVKVTPAHDPNDFEIGRRHDLPMLTVMNERAEITVAGPFQGLDRFEARPAVVAALRELGRIVAEKRPYVHAVGHCSRCDTVVEPRLSLQWWVKVEELAKLAGDAVRDGRTKIHPPELGKRYFDWVDNMHDWTISRQLWWGHRIPVYYGPDGEVVCVGPDEQPPTGDGWTQDPDVLDTWFSSGLWPMSTLGWPSSAEDLAKFYPTSVLSTGYDILFFWVVRMMMFGVHQMQGSQPFDHVYLHGLIRDAQGKKMSKSRGNVIDPLEWMDAYGADATRFTLARGANPGADMALADEWAAGSRNFCTKLWNATKFAMMNGASVASPLPAASSLTEADRWILGRLGALVSEVDGLFEDFQFAKVAGALYQFTWNELCDWYLELAKVQLYQGDPSRVSATRSVLGHVLDTVLRLLHPFIPFITEKLWTALTGGESLVVAAWPSAPAGYTDSVADARIADVQKLVTEIRRFRADQGLKPGQKVASRLAGYTGGHEEAVRSLVRLTAPTEEFAASASLEVALSDGVVTVELDLSGTVDVAAERKRLEKDLAAARKELTQTEAKLGNEAFIAKAPEQVVDKIKLRKQTAVADIDRITARLAALPAS, encoded by the coding sequence GTGACCGAGAACGCTCCGCAGCAGACCACCGACCTTCCGGGTGCCTGGGACCCGGCCGCCGAGGAAGCACCGATGTACGACCGCTGGGTAGCGGCCGGGTACTTCACGGCCGACGCCTCGTCGGAGAAGCCGCCGTTCTCGATCGTACTGCCGCCGCCGAACGTGACCGGTTCGCTGCACATGGGCCACGCGCTCAACCACACCCTGATGGACGCGATGAGCCGTCGCCGTCGCATGCAGGGCTACGAGGTGCTGTGGCTGCCGGGTATGGACCACGCGGGCATCGCGACGCAGAACGTCGTCGAGCGCCAGCTGGCCGGCGAGGGCCTTTCCCGCCACGACCTGGGCCGCGAGAAGTTCGTCGAGCGCGTCTGGGAGTGGAAGGCCGAGTACGGCGGCAAGATCCTGGGCCAGATGAAGCGCCTCGGCGACGGCGTCGACTGGTCGCGTGAGCGCTTCACCATGGACGAGAACCTCTCCAAGGCCGTCCAGACGGTGTTCAAGAACTTCTTCGACGAGGGCCTGATCTACCGCGCCGAGCGGATCATCAACTGGTGCCCGCGCTGCCAGACGGCGCTGTCGGACATCGAGGTCGACCACAACGACGACGACGGCGAACTCGTGTCGATCCGCTACGGCGACGGTGACGACGCCATCGTCGTGGCCACGACCCGCGCGGAGACGATGCTGGGCGACACCGCGGTCGCCGTCCACCCGGACGACGAGCGGTACGCGCACCTGGTCGGCACCGAGGTCGAGCTCCCGCTGACCGGGCGCCGCATCCCGATCGTGGCCGACAAGCACGTCGACCCGGAGTTCGGCACGGGCGCGGTCAAGGTGACCCCGGCGCACGACCCGAACGACTTCGAGATCGGCCGCCGCCACGACCTGCCGATGCTCACGGTGATGAACGAGCGCGCCGAGATCACGGTTGCCGGCCCGTTCCAGGGCCTCGACCGGTTCGAGGCGCGGCCCGCGGTGGTCGCGGCGCTGCGCGAGCTCGGCCGGATCGTCGCCGAGAAGCGCCCGTACGTGCACGCGGTCGGCCACTGCTCCCGCTGCGACACGGTCGTCGAGCCGCGGCTGTCGCTCCAGTGGTGGGTCAAGGTCGAGGAGCTGGCCAAGCTGGCCGGCGACGCGGTCCGTGACGGCCGCACGAAGATCCACCCGCCGGAGCTGGGCAAGCGGTACTTCGACTGGGTCGACAACATGCACGACTGGACGATTTCGCGCCAGCTGTGGTGGGGCCACCGCATCCCGGTGTACTACGGCCCGGACGGCGAAGTCGTGTGCGTCGGCCCGGACGAGCAGCCCCCGACGGGTGACGGCTGGACGCAGGACCCGGACGTGCTGGACACGTGGTTCTCGTCGGGCCTGTGGCCGATGTCGACGCTGGGCTGGCCGTCTTCTGCCGAGGACTTGGCGAAGTTCTACCCGACCAGTGTGTTGTCGACGGGCTACGACATCCTGTTCTTCTGGGTCGTCCGGATGATGATGTTCGGCGTGCACCAGATGCAGGGCTCGCAGCCCTTCGACCACGTCTACCTGCACGGGCTCATCCGTGACGCGCAGGGCAAGAAGATGTCGAAGTCGCGCGGCAACGTGATCGACCCGCTGGAGTGGATGGACGCGTACGGCGCGGACGCCACGAGGTTCACCTTGGCCCGCGGCGCGAACCCGGGCGCGGACATGGCACTGGCCGACGAGTGGGCGGCGGGCTCCCGCAACTTCTGCACGAAGCTGTGGAACGCCACGAAGTTCGCGATGATGAACGGCGCTTCGGTCGCTTCGCCGTTGCCTGCGGCGTCTTCGCTGACCGAAGCCGACCGCTGGATCCTGGGCCGGCTCGGTGCTTTGGTGTCCGAAGTGGACGGCCTGTTCGAGGACTTCCAGTTCGCGAAGGTGGCGGGCGCGCTCTACCAGTTCACGTGGAACGAGCTGTGCGACTGGTACCTGGAGCTGGCGAAGGTCCAGCTGTACCAAGGGGATCCCTCGCGGGTGTCCGCGACGCGGTCGGTGCTGGGCCACGTGCTGGACACGGTGCTGCGGCTGCTGCACCCGTTCATCCCGTTCATCACGGAGAAGCTCTGGACGGCCCTGACCGGCGGCGAGTCGCTGGTGGTCGCCGCCTGGCCTTCCGCGCCCGCGGGTTACACGGACTCCGTGGCCGACGCCCGGATCGCGGACGTCCAGAAGCTGGTGACGGAGATCCGCCGCTTCCGAGCGGACCAGGGCCTGAAGCCCGGCCAGAAGGTGGCGTCGCGTTTGGCGGGTTACACGGGCGGCCACGAGGAGGCGGTCCGATCGCTGGTCCGCCTGACGGCGCCGACGGAGGAGTTCGCGGCCAGCGCGTCCCTGGAGGTCGCCCTGTCCGACGGCGTGGTGACGGTGGAGCTGGATTTGTCGGGCACGGTCGACGTCGCGGCTGAGCGCAAGCGCTTGGAGAAGGACCTGGCGGCGGCCCGGAAGGAGCTGACGCAGACGGAAGCGAAGCTGGGCAACGAGGCTTTCATCGCGAAGGCCCCGGAGCAGGTGGTGGACAAGATCAAGCTCCGCAAGCAGACGGCGGTGGCGGACATCGACCGCATCACCGCCCGCCTGGCGGCTCTGCCCGCTTCCTGA
- a CDS encoding LysR family transcriptional regulator yields the protein MGSDVELRQLRYFVTVAEELHFGRAAERLHIVQPAVSQQIRRLERGLGVSLFSRTTRAVALTEAGQRFLPHARAVLAAADRAADSVTEFRTSSALLRLGTSEGLGDRLDALLGAFARLAPAVSLELVHAPTAQRLQRVRDGSLSATIVRGSWPSSGLDFTPLWTDEVLVALPASHPLAAESEVAFASLASLPVRLSSRARNPPLHDLVVSCCREAGFEPVLGADFTTAQDTLGALGFGRPQWTVFYRAHANLLPVPGVVFRPLRDPSPRMPTYLATPSDRRVTPEVVALIEAARTTE from the coding sequence ATGGGGTCTGACGTGGAGCTTCGCCAGCTGAGGTACTTCGTGACGGTCGCGGAGGAACTGCACTTCGGCCGCGCGGCGGAGCGCCTGCACATCGTCCAGCCGGCGGTGAGCCAGCAGATCCGGCGGCTGGAGCGCGGTTTGGGGGTGTCGTTGTTCTCACGAACGACACGGGCGGTGGCGTTGACGGAAGCGGGCCAGCGGTTCCTGCCGCACGCACGAGCGGTCCTGGCGGCGGCCGACCGGGCGGCGGACTCGGTGACGGAGTTCCGGACGTCGTCCGCGCTGCTGCGCCTGGGCACGAGCGAAGGCCTCGGGGATCGGCTGGACGCGCTGTTGGGCGCCTTCGCGCGGCTCGCTCCCGCGGTTTCCCTGGAGCTGGTCCACGCCCCGACCGCCCAGCGGCTTCAGCGTGTCCGGGACGGGTCCCTGTCCGCGACCATCGTCCGCGGCTCGTGGCCTTCTTCCGGGCTCGACTTCACTCCCTTGTGGACGGATGAGGTCTTGGTGGCGCTGCCTGCTTCGCACCCGCTGGCGGCTGAATCCGAAGTCGCTTTCGCTTCGCTGGCTTCGCTTCCGGTGCGGTTGAGTTCCCGTGCCCGGAACCCGCCGTTGCACGATCTGGTCGTTTCGTGCTGCCGGGAGGCCGGGTTCGAGCCGGTGCTGGGTGCCGATTTCACGACGGCCCAGGACACGCTGGGAGCGTTGGGTTTCGGGCGTCCGCAGTGGACGGTGTTCTACCGGGCGCACGCCAACTTGCTGCCGGTGCCGGGGGTGGTGTTCCGGCCGCTGCGCGACCCTTCGCCGCGGATGCCGACGTACCTGGCGACCCCGTCGGACCGCCGGGTGACACCGGAGGTGGTGGCGTTGATCGAGGCAGCGCGGACGACCGAGTGA
- a CDS encoding alpha/beta fold hydrolase: protein MPHITVDHTRLHYEDAGSGPALLFLHGWGTSGRVWQSCLPDLVRDHRVFTLDWRGCGRSDHPAEGNTIDGIAADLAAVIETLGIKPTVVGSSIGGVFATELALGRPELVEQVVAVDSPGYWPSTGMLDKVHDLRKRLVDDRVGTLEDWVPNWVAFPAPGLVAWTIRQLLDSGVYIDALFTEVTTYDPRPRLKDLKVPITYLHGELDAEIPLEVPRACAAETGARVHVLAGCGHLPHQENPRAFTAALREII from the coding sequence ATGCCTCACATCACCGTCGACCACACCCGGCTCCACTACGAAGACGCCGGCAGCGGCCCGGCCCTGCTGTTCCTGCACGGCTGGGGGACCAGCGGCCGCGTCTGGCAGTCGTGCCTGCCCGATCTCGTGCGCGACCACCGCGTCTTCACCCTCGACTGGCGCGGGTGCGGCCGCTCGGACCACCCCGCCGAGGGCAACACCATCGACGGGATCGCCGCGGACCTCGCCGCCGTGATCGAGACGCTCGGGATCAAGCCCACCGTCGTCGGGTCCAGCATCGGCGGGGTCTTCGCCACCGAACTCGCGCTGGGCCGCCCCGAGCTCGTCGAGCAGGTCGTCGCCGTCGACAGCCCGGGCTACTGGCCCAGCACCGGCATGCTCGACAAGGTGCACGACCTGCGGAAACGTCTCGTCGACGACCGGGTCGGCACCCTTGAGGACTGGGTGCCCAACTGGGTCGCGTTCCCGGCGCCGGGGCTCGTCGCGTGGACGATCCGCCAGCTGCTCGACTCCGGCGTCTACATCGACGCGCTGTTCACCGAGGTCACCACCTACGACCCGCGGCCGCGCCTGAAGGACCTGAAGGTCCCGATCACCTACCTGCACGGCGAGCTGGACGCCGAGATCCCCCTGGAGGTCCCGCGCGCTTGCGCCGCCGAAACCGGCGCCAGGGTGCACGTCCTCGCCGGCTGCGGCCACCTCCCGCACCAGGAGAACCCGCGCGCGTTCACCGCCGCCCTCCGCGAAATCATCTGA
- a CDS encoding alpha/beta fold hydrolase, which translates to MPKVMLGTTVVHYDRTGEGPALLLLHGTAASREQWGPLTARATGFTVLAPDFPGSGLTTDDGGAITVEALAAQAEAVLDHAGAERAHVVGHSLGAVVAAHLAGTRPERVRTAVLHAAWPATDTWQDAEFRLWLDLLETGSFARLLPLMAFGPRYWDQATTESNEQLVKTLDTVIQPGADRQIETDRTVDLRPVLGKITAPVLVLGSAHDRLITADQQRELVAAIPDARAAEIDAGHGAPAELPDEFARVVLEYVTSGGSPRGRGLRDPEPPKEFVSAAS; encoded by the coding sequence ATGCCGAAAGTGATGCTCGGGACCACCGTTGTCCACTACGACCGGACGGGTGAGGGCCCCGCGCTGCTCCTGCTGCACGGCACCGCCGCCTCCCGCGAGCAGTGGGGACCGCTGACGGCGCGGGCGACCGGCTTCACCGTCCTCGCCCCCGACTTCCCCGGCTCGGGGCTGACCACCGACGACGGCGGAGCGATCACCGTCGAAGCTCTCGCCGCCCAGGCCGAAGCCGTGCTGGACCACGCGGGTGCCGAGCGGGCCCACGTCGTCGGGCACTCCCTCGGCGCGGTCGTGGCGGCCCACCTGGCCGGCACCCGCCCGGAGCGCGTCCGGACAGCGGTGCTGCACGCCGCCTGGCCCGCGACGGACACCTGGCAGGACGCCGAGTTCCGGCTCTGGCTGGACCTGCTCGAAACCGGGTCCTTCGCCCGCCTGCTGCCGCTGATGGCCTTCGGCCCGCGCTACTGGGACCAGGCCACCACCGAGAGCAACGAACAGCTCGTCAAGACGCTCGACACGGTGATCCAGCCCGGCGCGGACCGGCAGATCGAGACCGACCGCACCGTCGACCTCCGCCCGGTGCTCGGGAAGATCACCGCGCCGGTGCTGGTGCTCGGCAGCGCGCACGACCGGCTGATCACGGCGGACCAGCAGCGGGAGCTGGTCGCCGCGATCCCGGACGCGCGCGCCGCCGAGATCGACGCGGGGCACGGTGCCCCGGCCGAGCTGCCGGACGAGTTCGCCCGGGTCGTGCTGGAGTACGTGACATCCGGGGGTTCGCCCCGGGGCCGGGGACTCCGCGACCCGGAGCCCCCGAAAGAGTTCGTCAGCGCAGCGTCTTGA
- a CDS encoding SGNH/GDSL hydrolase family protein, with product MRIPRLLTAVLSAAVLLTASATAASAATVGSYVALGDSYTSGPFIPVQRFDPLGCGRSTANYPSVLAAALHAGRFTDVSCAGADTTNMTRPQGVPFNGTNPPQLGALRIDTDLVTLGIGGNDQGVFGSLIGTCPGLRASDPTGNPCEKHFDGSVTSAIDNTGPRVAAVLAAIHERSPRARILVVGYPRIAPEKGYCPDVLPFADGDYAWLSSVEEALNRTLAEAADSEGAEFVDTFGPSRGHDACARGGSAWINGKDQNIFEAAAYHPLKAGMAGVAAVVLKTLR from the coding sequence ATGCGCATCCCCCGGCTGCTCACAGCCGTCCTTTCGGCAGCCGTCCTGCTGACGGCGTCGGCCACCGCCGCGTCCGCGGCGACCGTCGGCAGCTACGTCGCCCTCGGCGACTCCTACACGTCCGGGCCGTTCATCCCGGTCCAGCGGTTCGACCCGCTCGGCTGCGGGCGGTCCACCGCGAACTACCCGTCGGTGCTGGCCGCGGCCCTGCACGCCGGGCGGTTCACCGACGTCAGCTGCGCCGGCGCGGACACCACGAACATGACCCGGCCGCAGGGCGTGCCGTTCAACGGCACCAACCCGCCGCAGCTGGGCGCGCTGCGGATCGACACCGACCTGGTCACGCTCGGCATCGGCGGCAACGACCAAGGCGTGTTCGGCAGCCTGATCGGAACGTGCCCCGGCCTGCGGGCGAGCGACCCGACCGGCAACCCCTGCGAGAAGCACTTCGACGGCTCCGTGACCTCGGCGATCGACAACACCGGGCCGCGGGTGGCGGCGGTGCTCGCGGCGATCCACGAGCGGTCGCCGCGCGCGCGGATCCTGGTGGTCGGCTACCCGCGGATCGCGCCGGAGAAGGGCTACTGCCCGGACGTGCTGCCGTTCGCGGACGGCGACTACGCGTGGCTGAGCAGCGTCGAGGAGGCGCTGAACCGGACCCTGGCCGAGGCCGCGGACTCGGAGGGAGCGGAGTTCGTCGACACCTTCGGCCCGTCGCGCGGCCACGACGCCTGCGCGCGCGGCGGTTCGGCGTGGATCAACGGCAAGGACCAGAACATCTTCGAGGCCGCCGCCTACCACCCGCTCAAGGCCGGGATGGCGGGCGTGGCCGCGGTGGTGCTCAAGACGCTGCGCTGA